In one Thermanaerovibrio velox DSM 12556 genomic region, the following are encoded:
- a CDS encoding DeoR/GlpR family DNA-binding transcription regulator: protein MLPEERRAAVLARVNRGTTSVARIASEIGASEATVRRDLRELEERGLIRRTHGGALPAGYGAELSFKEKRIRNLEEKRAIGKVAAEFVRDGERVFIDSGTTTLQAARGLAGRPVTVATNSLDVAQLFMSDPAVELWVIGGIMRKGPRSLVGFLADLGLENLRFDVALIGANGVDPSFGASTPNHEEANTKRLMLKAAGRSYLLADHTKLRVQTACRMFPLDELTGLITDWGARDEDIKDIAELVPVIQATEDLTWKRWG, encoded by the coding sequence ATGCTTCCGGAGGAGCGCCGGGCGGCGGTGCTGGCCCGGGTGAACCGGGGGACCACGTCGGTGGCCCGGATAGCAAGCGAGATAGGGGCCTCGGAGGCCACGGTGAGGCGGGACCTCCGGGAGCTCGAGGAGCGGGGGCTCATAAGGCGGACCCACGGGGGTGCGCTGCCCGCGGGATACGGGGCGGAGCTGTCTTTCAAGGAGAAGCGCATAAGGAACCTGGAGGAGAAGCGGGCCATAGGGAAGGTGGCGGCGGAGTTCGTTCGGGACGGGGAGCGGGTTTTCATAGATTCCGGCACCACCACCCTTCAGGCGGCCCGCGGCCTTGCAGGTCGGCCGGTGACGGTGGCCACCAACTCCCTGGACGTGGCGCAGCTCTTCATGTCGGACCCGGCGGTGGAGCTCTGGGTTATAGGGGGGATCATGAGGAAGGGGCCTCGGTCGCTGGTGGGGTTCCTGGCGGACTTGGGGCTTGAGAACCTGAGGTTCGACGTGGCCCTCATAGGGGCCAACGGGGTGGATCCCTCCTTCGGCGCCAGCACCCCGAACCACGAGGAGGCTAACACCAAACGCCTCATGCTCAAGGCGGCGGGGCGTTCTTACCTGTTGGCGGACCACACGAAGCTGAGGGTTCAGACCGCCTGCCGCATGTTCCCCCTTGATGAGCTCACGGGGCTCATAACCGATTGGGGTGCCCGGGATGAGGACATAAAGGACATCGCCGAGCTGGTGCCGGTGATCCAAGCGACGGAGGACTTGACATGGAAGAGATGGGGATAG
- a CDS encoding glycosyltransferase family 9 protein, protein MRIDPSKVNRVLVIGLSCLGDMLLASAALWNLRLFLPGRDFRILVGPRALEAVKEDPMWDQVVVYDRPKDFPGLRGRIKFISHMRSFSPDLVVDLRSGLNPLFSGAKYAPLWGLRELLLHRDLHEAERNLWCMSTLGVPLVTRGMRFHVTPDAQGKAEEVLAGRLPLAVINPGASSKFNRWPGERFLEVAKWLAREGYFVGVIGKAPDERPIGEGILSILGDRGIDMRSLPSLGVLGAMLKRASIFISNDTGPLHLASAVGTPTVGIYAGRSLARRYGPWCNRHVCVLPPGSPQALTTGAGLRPSRPSRWRR, encoded by the coding sequence ATGAGGATAGACCCTTCAAAGGTCAACAGGGTTTTGGTCATAGGCCTTTCTTGTCTTGGAGACATGTTGCTTGCCTCCGCGGCGCTGTGGAACCTTAGGCTCTTCCTGCCCGGAAGAGACTTCCGCATCCTCGTGGGCCCCAGGGCCCTGGAGGCGGTTAAGGAGGACCCCATGTGGGACCAGGTGGTGGTCTACGACCGCCCGAAGGACTTCCCGGGCCTCCGCGGCAGGATAAAGTTCATCTCCCATATGAGGAGCTTCTCTCCGGATCTTGTGGTGGACCTTAGGTCCGGCCTTAACCCCTTGTTCTCCGGCGCCAAGTACGCCCCCCTTTGGGGGCTCCGGGAGCTCTTGCTTCACAGGGATCTCCATGAGGCGGAGCGTAACCTGTGGTGCATGTCCACCCTGGGGGTGCCATTGGTCACCAGGGGCATGAGGTTCCACGTGACGCCGGACGCCCAAGGGAAGGCAGAGGAGGTCCTGGCGGGCCGGCTCCCCCTGGCGGTGATAAACCCCGGGGCCAGCTCTAAGTTCAACCGCTGGCCCGGCGAGAGGTTCCTTGAGGTGGCGAAGTGGCTGGCCCGTGAGGGGTACTTCGTGGGGGTGATAGGCAAGGCCCCGGATGAGCGCCCCATAGGGGAGGGGATACTCTCCATCCTTGGGGATAGGGGTATAGACATGAGGTCCCTCCCTTCGCTGGGGGTGCTTGGGGCCATGCTTAAGAGGGCCTCCATCTTCATCTCCAACGATACGGGCCCCTTGCATCTGGCCAGCGCTGTGGGGACTCCCACGGTGGGGATCTACGCGGGCCGCAGCCTGGCGAGACGGTACGGCCCGTGGTGCAACAGGCATGTATGCGTGCTGCCCCCCGGGAGCCCGCAAGCTTTGACGACCGGGGCAGGTTTGAGGCCCTCACGTCCATCCCGGTGGAGGCGGTGA
- a CDS encoding glycosyltransferase family 10 domain-containing protein, with translation MTPWWRTIPSRRRRGGPRWYVPPRGAGIATGRDTISCRSWRGRGVEGLEFFGRGRPVEVSCKRDAIRPYRYHVVLENSSCRDYWSEKLADAYLGGAFPIYWGCPNLADYFPEGSFAMIDIQRPEEAVERIRQITASSIYEESLDALRKARDLVLNRYNFFPAVASLLKGIPAGEPRRVTIKPEELFTLRGMIRRVRLNVKRMFGVECDLR, from the coding sequence ATGACTCCCTGGTGGCGGACGATCCCTTCCAGGCGAAGGAGAGGCGGGCCTCGGTGGTATGTTCCGCCAAGAGGAGCAGGGATTGCCACAGGGCGAGACACCATTTCGTGTCGCTCCTGGAGGGGGCGGGGGGTAGAGGGGCTGGAATTCTTCGGCCGGGGGCGTCCCGTGGAGGTTTCTTGCAAGAGGGACGCCATACGCCCCTATCGGTACCACGTGGTGCTGGAGAACTCCTCCTGCCGGGACTACTGGTCGGAGAAGCTGGCGGACGCATACCTGGGCGGGGCCTTCCCAATATACTGGGGTTGCCCTAACCTGGCGGACTACTTCCCCGAGGGGTCCTTTGCGATGATAGACATACAAAGGCCCGAGGAGGCGGTGGAGCGCATAAGGCAGATAACCGCAAGCTCCATCTACGAGGAGTCCCTGGATGCCCTTCGGAAGGCCCGGGATCTGGTGCTTAACCGCTACAACTTCTTCCCCGCCGTGGCATCCCTGCTCAAGGGGATCCCCGCCGGGGAGCCCAGGAGGGTGACCATAAAGCCCGAGGAGCTTTTCACCCTGAGGGGCATGATCCGGCGGGTTAGGCTTAACGTGAAGCGGATGTTCGGGGTAGAGTGTGACCTTAGATGA
- the thiW gene encoding energy coupling factor transporter S component ThiW, translating into MMIHETTKKLALAGLMVGIAVGLSGFWFPLGPAKCYPIQHGVNVLAGVLLGPWWAAGCAAAGSAIRVAMGTGTLFAFPGSIPGALMAGLGARLFSSSRQPLGAAAGEVIGTCMVGAYLASAVVGPAIGKDVSFPFLALGFAASSVPGSLLGALTAHRARKKEVLGDLRRPHGVCEDN; encoded by the coding sequence ATGATGATCCATGAAACGACGAAGAAGCTAGCCCTTGCGGGGCTGATGGTGGGGATAGCCGTGGGGCTTTCGGGGTTTTGGTTTCCCCTGGGGCCCGCCAAGTGCTACCCGATTCAGCACGGGGTGAACGTTTTGGCGGGGGTGCTCCTGGGCCCCTGGTGGGCGGCGGGATGCGCCGCCGCCGGGAGCGCCATAAGGGTGGCGATGGGGACTGGAACGCTTTTCGCCTTTCCGGGGAGCATCCCCGGGGCCCTCATGGCGGGCCTAGGGGCGAGGCTTTTCTCGTCCTCAAGGCAGCCCCTGGGGGCCGCGGCGGGGGAGGTCATCGGCACCTGCATGGTCGGAGCTTACTTAGCCTCCGCGGTGGTGGGGCCCGCCATTGGGAAGGACGTCTCATTCCCCTTCCTTGCCCTAGGGTTCGCCGCAAGCAGCGTGCCGGGCTCCCTGCTTGGGGCTTTAACGGCCCATAGGGCCCGCAAAAAGGAGGTCCTGGGGGATCTCAGAAGGCCACATGGGGTGTGCGAAGACAATTGA
- the gmd gene encoding GDP-mannose 4,6-dehydratase, with amino-acid sequence MWTLNPKKALITGITGQDGAYLAEFLLSKGYQVHGIKRRSSLFNTARIDHLYEDPHVENRNLILHYGDLTDSSSIIRVLQEVQPHEIYNLGAQSHVKVSFETPEYTANGDGIGVLRILEAMRILGMERSCRFYQASTSELYGKACEVPQRETTPFYPRSPYGVAKLYGYWITVNYREAYGIFACNGILFNHESPLRGETFVTRKITRGAARIALGLEEKLYLGNLEAKRDWGHARDYVEAMWLMLQQDRPDDYVIATGKTYTVREFATLAFAEAGIPLKWEGRGPEEKGVHAKTGRVLVEVDPRYFRPTEVDILQGDPSKAMRVLGWRPRTTLEELVREMVAHDMEAARRDLVCRDAGYSVRRSAEDVL; translated from the coding sequence GTGTGGACATTGAACCCTAAGAAGGCTTTGATAACCGGTATAACCGGGCAGGATGGGGCGTACCTGGCGGAGTTCCTCCTCTCCAAGGGGTACCAGGTGCACGGGATCAAACGCCGGTCATCCCTCTTCAACACCGCGAGGATAGACCACCTCTACGAGGATCCCCACGTGGAGAACCGGAATCTCATCCTTCACTACGGGGACCTCACCGATTCTTCCAGCATAATAAGGGTCCTTCAGGAGGTGCAGCCCCATGAGATATACAACCTGGGGGCCCAGAGCCACGTGAAGGTCTCCTTTGAGACCCCGGAGTACACCGCCAACGGCGACGGCATAGGGGTGTTAAGGATACTGGAGGCCATGAGGATACTGGGCATGGAGCGCTCGTGCCGCTTTTACCAGGCCTCCACGAGCGAGCTTTATGGCAAGGCCTGTGAGGTCCCCCAGAGGGAGACCACCCCGTTTTACCCCCGGAGCCCCTATGGGGTGGCCAAGCTTTACGGGTACTGGATAACCGTGAACTACCGGGAGGCCTACGGTATCTTCGCGTGCAACGGGATCCTGTTCAATCACGAATCCCCCTTGAGGGGAGAGACCTTCGTGACCAGGAAGATAACCCGGGGGGCGGCGAGGATAGCCCTTGGGCTCGAGGAGAAGCTGTACCTTGGTAACCTGGAGGCCAAACGGGACTGGGGGCACGCCAGGGACTACGTGGAGGCCATGTGGCTCATGCTCCAGCAGGACCGGCCGGATGATTACGTCATAGCCACCGGTAAGACCTATACGGTTAGGGAGTTCGCCACCCTTGCGTTCGCCGAGGCGGGTATACCCCTAAAGTGGGAGGGCCGGGGCCCGGAGGAGAAGGGGGTTCACGCCAAGACCGGCAGGGTCCTGGTGGAGGTGGATCCAAGGTACTTCCGTCCCACCGAGGTGGACATCCTCCAGGGGGATCCGTCAAAGGCCATGCGGGTCCTTGGATGGCGTCCCCGTACGACCCTTGAGGAGCTCGTCCGGGAGATGGTGGCCCATGACATGGAGGCCGCCCGGCGGGACTTGGTGTGCCGGGACGCGGGCTACTCGGTGAGGCGTTCCGCGGAGGACGTGCTGTGA
- the thiD gene encoding bifunctional hydroxymethylpyrimidine kinase/phosphomethylpyrimidine kinase gives MYRGTALTIAGSDSGGGAGIQGDLKTFMSLGVFGTCVVTAVTAQNSTGVFHVENLSEKSVREQIRAVLDDFPVGAVKIGMLSSKGIIEAVAEELLGFRGPIVLDPVMVSQSGHSLMEEGAQEALKGCLIPMAELITPNLPEGERLLNLPKGSLTAREMPEAASRLLELGARGVLLKGGHLNGDRILDVLVTSQEEVLFEDLRIDTVNDHGTGCALSSAIAAELAAGSDMKTAVTRGREFVRNAILSGAALGKGHGCLGHHVRMPWTAGRSSE, from the coding sequence TTGTACAGGGGAACGGCTTTGACCATAGCGGGAAGCGACTCCGGCGGCGGGGCGGGCATCCAGGGGGACCTTAAGACCTTCATGTCCCTTGGGGTTTTCGGAACCTGCGTCGTAACCGCGGTGACCGCCCAGAACTCCACCGGGGTGTTCCACGTGGAGAACCTGTCGGAGAAATCCGTAAGGGAGCAGATCCGGGCCGTGCTGGACGACTTCCCGGTGGGGGCGGTGAAGATAGGCATGCTCTCATCCAAGGGGATCATAGAGGCGGTGGCGGAGGAACTCCTTGGTTTCAGGGGGCCCATAGTGCTGGACCCGGTGATGGTTTCCCAGAGCGGGCACAGCCTCATGGAGGAAGGGGCCCAGGAGGCCCTCAAGGGGTGTCTCATCCCCATGGCGGAGCTCATAACCCCGAACCTTCCGGAGGGGGAGCGGCTGCTGAACCTCCCTAAGGGAAGCCTCACGGCCCGGGAGATGCCCGAGGCGGCATCGCGCCTTCTGGAGCTGGGGGCAAGGGGGGTCCTGCTCAAGGGGGGTCATCTAAACGGGGACCGGATACTGGACGTGCTGGTGACATCTCAGGAGGAGGTGCTCTTCGAGGACCTGCGCATAGACACCGTTAACGACCACGGGACCGGCTGCGCCTTGAGCAGCGCCATCGCGGCGGAGCTTGCGGCGGGTAGCGACATGAAGACCGCGGTGACCAGGGGTAGGGAGTTCGTTAGGAACGCGATACTGTCCGGCGCCGCCCTTGGGAAGGGACACGGGTGCCTGGGGCACCATGTGAGGATGCCATGGACGGCCGGGAGATCCAGCGAATAG
- a CDS encoding DMT family transporter, producing the protein MGSSGLRGILWLNLAVALFGMSGVASSWLDMPSWFVAASRCLISSACLFPALKILKIPSLGGRDHLLAAAGGGVLALHWWSFFQSIRVSSVAVGTFAFASFPLFTMGLEALLRIQRPSLRDLALGGGILAGIGVMTMSRGLGGLSLSGVLWGLVSSATFAGLAVLNSRLVRANNPFSVALVQQWWAFVFLSPGFLTQPMPAVTLPKVLGLVSMGILFTALAHGLFIASMRTVSPSRAALVSGLEPVYATGLAMVLLGQMPSLGEAIGGAMVLVFAAMATAPESNKGQ; encoded by the coding sequence GTGGGATCGTCGGGGCTTCGGGGGATCTTATGGCTGAACTTAGCGGTGGCGCTGTTCGGCATGAGCGGCGTAGCGTCCTCCTGGCTTGACATGCCCTCCTGGTTCGTTGCGGCCAGCCGGTGCCTTATATCATCCGCCTGTCTGTTCCCGGCCCTGAAGATATTGAAGATCCCCTCATTGGGTGGACGGGATCATCTCCTCGCCGCGGCGGGCGGCGGGGTCTTGGCGCTGCACTGGTGGAGCTTCTTCCAGTCCATACGGGTCTCCTCCGTGGCGGTGGGGACCTTTGCGTTCGCCTCCTTTCCACTTTTCACCATGGGGTTGGAAGCCCTGCTGAGGATCCAGAGGCCCTCCCTAAGGGATCTGGCACTGGGAGGGGGGATACTGGCCGGCATAGGGGTAATGACGATGAGCCGGGGCTTAGGGGGGCTGAGCCTCTCCGGGGTCCTATGGGGGCTGGTCTCCAGCGCGACCTTTGCGGGCCTTGCGGTCTTAAACTCCAGGCTGGTGAGGGCCAACAACCCCTTCTCGGTGGCTTTAGTACAGCAGTGGTGGGCTTTCGTCTTCCTCTCGCCTGGGTTCCTAACCCAGCCCATGCCGGCGGTTACGCTCCCAAAGGTCCTGGGGCTCGTCTCCATGGGGATCCTCTTCACCGCCCTGGCCCACGGGCTTTTCATCGCCTCCATGAGAACCGTGAGCCCCTCGAGGGCCGCCCTGGTCTCCGGGCTGGAGCCGGTGTACGCCACCGGGCTCGCCATGGTCCTATTGGGGCAGATGCCCTCCCTTGGAGAGGCCATAGGGGGGGCCATGGTCCTGGTCTTCGCCGCAATGGCCACCGCGCCGGAGTCAAACAAAGGGCAATAA
- the thiE gene encoding thiamine phosphate synthase: MLNRGDLGRRLAVYGILDSSLGGAEELVRLGALGAAKGVKALQLRCKGFDGMDMYRIARDLVEACGPFGCLILVNDRLDVALAAKAHGVHLGHRDIPIGEARRIAPEGFIIGATARTPEEAARAEADGASYIGSGAAFPSSTKNDTVLIGPSGIARVARAVRIPCVAIGGINEDNLRALEGTGIAGIAMCGGLFGAGGMRGEAIAGALEVLGHR, translated from the coding sequence ATGCTGAACCGCGGCGACCTTGGGAGGCGGCTTGCGGTCTACGGGATCCTTGACTCGTCCCTAGGGGGGGCGGAAGAGCTGGTACGCCTTGGGGCCCTCGGGGCCGCCAAGGGGGTTAAGGCGCTCCAGCTTCGATGCAAGGGGTTTGACGGGATGGACATGTACCGGATCGCCCGGGATCTGGTGGAGGCGTGCGGTCCCTTCGGGTGCCTGATCCTGGTGAACGACCGGTTGGACGTGGCGCTGGCGGCCAAGGCCCACGGGGTACACCTGGGGCATAGGGACATCCCCATAGGGGAGGCCCGGCGGATAGCCCCGGAAGGCTTCATCATAGGGGCCACCGCGAGGACCCCGGAGGAGGCCGCAAGGGCAGAGGCGGACGGGGCGTCCTACATCGGATCCGGCGCCGCATTCCCATCTTCCACCAAGAACGACACGGTGCTAATAGGCCCCTCGGGGATAGCCCGGGTGGCCAGGGCGGTTAGGATCCCCTGCGTGGCCATAGGGGGGATAAACGAGGATAACTTGCGAGCCCTCGAGGGAACGGGCATCGCTGGGATAGCCATGTGCGGCGGGCTCTTCGGTGCCGGCGGCATGAGGGGAGAGGCCATAGCGGGGGCCCTTGAGGTCCTGGGGCACCGCTGA
- a CDS encoding putative DNA modification/repair radical SAM protein, whose translation MEKLKILGESARFDASCAPFRERHSAGPVPGVWIAGPCRLLKVLMSNRCMYDCAYCVNRASAPVARASFEPRELAQVFGDMLRANLAEGLFLSSAVEVSPDRTMERMVEALRIIRHELMFKGYVHAKVIPGASSGLIRQLCSLATRVSVNLEVPRDDMLKLLAPQKEARAILGPMGEVASMGEELALRGALKGGHTTQIILGARDETDREVLSVSYALYRRFNLRRVYYSAYVPVNEDPRLPSSPPDRLRELRAYQGDFLIRLYGFTPRDMLGDQDFLERDLDPKTGWALRNYHLFPLDANRASLEELMKVPGIGPKGATAMVRARTKQNLRWEDLPRLGIRSWLPRFFLSFHGRGGIPPLDRPEAIRRLIIESRASSGRLFPGETEMA comes from the coding sequence ATGGAGAAGCTTAAGATCCTTGGCGAGTCCGCCCGGTTCGACGCCTCCTGCGCCCCCTTCCGGGAGAGGCATTCGGCCGGGCCGGTTCCCGGGGTCTGGATCGCTGGTCCCTGTCGGTTGCTGAAGGTTTTGATGAGCAACCGCTGCATGTACGACTGCGCCTACTGCGTGAACCGGGCAAGTGCCCCGGTCGCAAGGGCCTCCTTTGAGCCCCGGGAGCTCGCCCAGGTCTTCGGGGACATGCTTAGGGCAAACCTGGCGGAGGGGTTGTTCCTTAGCTCCGCGGTGGAGGTATCCCCCGACAGGACCATGGAGCGGATGGTGGAGGCCCTTAGGATCATAAGGCACGAGCTGATGTTCAAGGGTTACGTGCATGCCAAGGTTATACCCGGCGCGTCCTCTGGCCTTATAAGGCAGCTATGTTCCCTGGCGACCCGGGTGAGCGTCAACCTGGAGGTGCCAAGGGACGACATGTTGAAGCTCCTTGCCCCCCAGAAGGAGGCCCGGGCCATCTTGGGCCCCATGGGGGAGGTGGCGTCCATGGGGGAGGAGCTGGCCCTCCGGGGTGCTCTCAAGGGCGGTCATACCACCCAGATAATCCTTGGGGCCCGGGACGAGACCGACCGGGAGGTGCTGTCGGTATCCTACGCCCTTTACCGCCGTTTCAACCTCCGCCGGGTGTACTACTCCGCCTACGTGCCGGTGAACGAGGACCCCCGGCTTCCATCGTCACCCCCGGACAGGCTGCGGGAACTGAGGGCATATCAGGGGGACTTTCTCATCCGGCTATACGGTTTCACCCCCCGGGATATGCTTGGGGACCAGGACTTCCTCGAGCGGGATCTGGACCCCAAGACCGGCTGGGCCTTGAGGAACTACCATCTGTTCCCGTTGGACGCCAACCGGGCGTCCCTGGAGGAGCTCATGAAAGTCCCCGGCATAGGCCCCAAGGGGGCCACGGCCATGGTAAGGGCAAGGACCAAGCAGAATCTGCGCTGGGAAGACCTGCCAAGGCTGGGCATCCGCTCGTGGCTTCCCAGGTTTTTCCTATCCTTTCACGGCCGGGGCGGCATCCCCCCGTTGGACCGTCCCGAGGCCATCCGGAGGCTCATAATCGAGTCCAGGGCGTCCTCGGGCAGGCTGTTCCCCGGGGAGACCGAAATGGCTTAG
- a CDS encoding glycosyltransferase family 4 protein, which yields MRLKVLQILPEFQEGGVERHVLNLSNALHTMGHSVTVVSAGGALQHLLDGPSHISMEVHRKNPVTGFLCALRLAREAREGGFHIIHAHSRVPAWIAWWASEMSRIPWMATCHSFYSRNLGLIPYSRAGRLICVSAAVRDFFDSVAPGVPKDVIYNGLPKSPFSWTGSGEDVKQMVFVGRLTPIKGLQVLLAALDRVRDLPWFLHVLGDGPKMGEYRALVEELCLTDRVRFWGFVKEPEEIMARCDCLVFPSLSEGMGLVLMRAVSMGMPVLASDIPAVRELAQDIPHLVPPGDADAWGKALQEFLLRQRASALLPSRIPSMERMAAEVEESYTRLIRGRCR from the coding sequence ATGAGACTTAAGGTGCTCCAGATCTTGCCGGAGTTTCAGGAGGGAGGGGTTGAACGGCACGTGCTCAACCTCTCCAACGCCCTTCACACCATGGGGCACTCGGTCACCGTGGTGTCTGCGGGGGGGGCCTTGCAGCATCTCCTGGACGGACCGTCTCACATTTCCATGGAGGTTCACCGGAAGAACCCCGTGACGGGCTTCCTCTGCGCCCTAAGGCTCGCCCGGGAGGCGCGGGAGGGTGGATTTCATATCATCCACGCCCACTCCAGGGTCCCTGCTTGGATAGCCTGGTGGGCCTCCGAGATGTCCCGCATCCCCTGGATGGCCACCTGTCACAGTTTCTACAGCAGGAACCTGGGGCTTATCCCCTACAGCAGGGCTGGACGGCTCATCTGCGTGAGCGCTGCGGTGCGGGATTTCTTCGACTCCGTGGCGCCCGGCGTCCCCAAGGACGTGATATACAACGGGCTTCCCAAGTCCCCCTTCTCGTGGACTGGGAGCGGTGAAGATGTGAAGCAGATGGTCTTCGTGGGGCGCCTCACCCCGATCAAGGGCCTTCAGGTCCTGCTGGCCGCCCTGGACAGGGTCCGCGACTTGCCCTGGTTCTTGCACGTCTTGGGGGATGGCCCCAAGATGGGGGAGTACAGGGCCCTGGTGGAGGAGCTCTGTCTAACCGATAGGGTTAGGTTCTGGGGGTTTGTCAAAGAGCCCGAGGAGATCATGGCTCGGTGCGACTGTCTCGTGTTCCCCTCCCTCAGCGAGGGGATGGGGCTTGTCCTCATGAGGGCCGTATCAATGGGCATGCCGGTTTTGGCCTCCGACATACCGGCGGTCCGGGAGCTGGCCCAGGATATCCCCCATCTCGTACCTCCCGGGGACGCTGACGCCTGGGGCAAGGCGCTCCAGGAGTTCCTGCTCCGTCAGCGGGCCTCGGCCCTCCTGCCATCCCGAATACCATCCATGGAGAGGATGGCGGCGGAGGTGGAGGAGTCCTACACGAGGCTTATCCGGGGCCGATGCAGATGA
- a CDS encoding hydroxyethylthiazole kinase, whose protein sequence is MPGAPCEDAMDGREIQRIAQEAARRSPLVHHVTNRVACTLQAKACYALNGRAIMTDLPSELPEASAMAQAGVINLGTPGEQSERAYDLMAKLFSAQGKPFLLDPVGCSSFEGRLRRGLSICGMGPHLVKGNYGEVISLAWRRCLEASGVDAGALGEMEPREVAKLALGLSEKLRCCVVATGRVDLVAFDGRATAITGGSPMGAAVPGLGCALGSIMACAMGAGVEPHRAAIWGCGLLKGAAIWAEAKDPDLGPEGFLGHVLDFLSLCRKRPMGDVFDCLEVVEC, encoded by the coding sequence GTGCCTGGGGCACCATGTGAGGATGCCATGGACGGCCGGGAGATCCAGCGAATAGCCCAAGAGGCAGCCAGACGGTCCCCCTTGGTCCATCACGTCACCAACCGGGTTGCCTGCACGCTGCAGGCGAAGGCCTGTTACGCCCTCAACGGGAGGGCCATAATGACGGATCTCCCGTCTGAGCTGCCGGAGGCCTCCGCCATGGCCCAGGCGGGGGTTATCAACCTAGGCACCCCCGGCGAACAGTCCGAACGGGCATATGACCTCATGGCCAAGCTGTTCTCCGCCCAGGGTAAACCGTTTCTCCTGGACCCGGTGGGGTGCTCCTCCTTCGAGGGCCGGCTCCGTCGGGGGCTTAGCATATGCGGCATGGGGCCCCATTTGGTCAAGGGGAACTACGGGGAGGTCATTTCCCTGGCGTGGAGAAGGTGTTTGGAGGCCTCTGGGGTTGACGCGGGGGCGCTAGGTGAGATGGAGCCCCGGGAGGTGGCGAAGCTGGCTTTGGGGCTGTCGGAGAAGCTCCGGTGCTGCGTGGTGGCCACCGGCCGGGTGGACCTGGTGGCATTTGACGGGAGGGCCACGGCAATAACCGGAGGCAGCCCCATGGGGGCCGCGGTGCCGGGCCTTGGCTGTGCCCTTGGATCCATCATGGCCTGTGCCATGGGAGCTGGCGTTGAACCCCACAGGGCGGCCATATGGGGATGTGGGCTGTTAAAGGGGGCCGCCATTTGGGCTGAGGCGAAGGATCCAGATCTGGGCCCCGAGGGGTTCCTAGGGCACGTGCTGGACTTTCTCTCCCTTTGCCGGAAGAGGCCCATGGGGGATGTCTTCGACTGTCTGGAGGTGGTGGAATGCTGA
- the fcl gene encoding GDP-L-fucose synthase: MIGSRIPEPIFVAGHRGLVGSAIVRALAARGYEQIITATREELDLTDQGEVRRFLEAQRPASVFLAAAKVGGIMANATHPAEFIYENLAIEVNVIHQAWEAGVKKLLFLGSSCIYPRLAPQPIKEEYLLTGPLETTNEAYAVAKIAGLKMCEYYNRQYRVPFISVMPTNLYGPGDNFDLETSHVLPAMIRRFHEAKESGLTEVVLWGTGNPRREFLHVDDLAGACVFLMERYEAPETVNVGSGEDIPISELAEMVKRVVGFRGAIWWDTSKPDGTPRKLLDVSKIRSMGWEPSIKLEDGLRDTYSWFLENIHVIRGRR; the protein is encoded by the coding sequence GTGATCGGCTCGAGGATACCGGAACCCATATTCGTGGCAGGCCACCGGGGGTTGGTGGGCTCCGCCATAGTCAGGGCCCTTGCCGCAAGGGGGTACGAGCAGATAATCACCGCAACCCGGGAGGAGCTGGACCTCACAGACCAGGGGGAGGTAAGGCGATTCTTGGAGGCCCAGAGGCCCGCATCGGTCTTCCTGGCCGCCGCCAAGGTTGGGGGTATAATGGCCAACGCCACCCATCCCGCGGAGTTCATATATGAGAACCTGGCCATTGAGGTAAACGTGATCCACCAGGCCTGGGAGGCGGGGGTGAAGAAGCTGCTGTTCCTGGGCAGCTCCTGCATATACCCAAGGCTTGCCCCACAGCCCATCAAGGAGGAGTACCTGCTGACAGGCCCCCTGGAGACCACCAACGAGGCTTATGCGGTGGCCAAGATAGCGGGGCTTAAGATGTGCGAGTACTATAACCGGCAGTACCGGGTGCCCTTCATATCCGTCATGCCCACTAACCTCTACGGACCGGGGGATAACTTCGACCTTGAGACCTCCCACGTGCTCCCCGCCATGATAAGACGGTTCCACGAGGCCAAGGAGTCGGGGCTGACAGAGGTGGTCCTGTGGGGGACCGGCAATCCCAGGAGGGAGTTCCTGCACGTGGATGACCTGGCCGGGGCATGTGTGTTTTTGATGGAAAGGTACGAGGCCCCAGAGACGGTGAACGTGGGTTCCGGGGAGGACATCCCCATATCAGAGCTGGCGGAGATGGTGAAGCGGGTGGTGGGCTTTAGGGGGGCCATATGGTGGGATACCTCCAAGCCGGACGGCACGCCCCGTAAGCTGCTGGACGTGTCCAAGATCCGATCCATGGGTTGGGAACCGTCGATAAAACTTGAAGATGGCCTGAGGGACACCTACAGCTGGTTCTTGGAGAACATCCACGTGATACGGGGGCGCCGATGA